GATTGGTcaaattattttcagtttatattattaataatattatcttccaaaacatcttatattacGGAACAGATGAAGTATTTTGTTTACATCATATTAGTAACCTATTAGCCTTATTTGGTTACAAAATCTGTTGTGGCATGGATAGATGTTCCAAAGCATGGAACAAACTATTTATTGTGAAGATAAGTACAGATATCgaatattattcttttaaatgttattatacCTTTAGTTTGTTAATCTTAACTTCAGAAACTTACTTCTTTATTGTTGGTGTTGTATACAGATCTtccaatcaaatttttttttttttgagaaagggcatTCGGACCATCCAATGAGttaatctattttattcttCACAACATGTGCCTCTGTTACTGAAGGATAACATGTCCAaattaaattgttttgaaaactgATTATTATATCTGCGTGGAGGTGGGTGTACTGGTCACTTTCCAACGAACGCCAACACACCGAACCACGTTTTAGTTTTTAACTCACTATAATTTTGCATAATTTAGGTACTTCTTGTCAAAGGCATACCTAAATTTAGTATcgtaaactaaatttaattaacatcatatataaatatatatttattgttttattgctAGTGTAGTGTaactcaattttattttaatttgtacacATAAATTCTACAGTAATTTGACTTGAATTTTAATACCAAACCAAGCACAATCCAATATAACATCAATTAATCAGAGCAGTTACACAAAAGCTTCAAGCTCCATACCTGAAGTACATAGTTGTTTGCATAACTTAGGAGCTAAAGGTAGTTAAAAGAGCAGAGATGAACTAACGAAACACACATCTTTATGTGTAAACGAAACGACTTTAATACCTTTATTATACTCATACCTCCTCTGATCATTGACTACTAAACTCACTCCATCCTTTTCCGTTTATTTTTCATCTTTGAGAACATCTGCTCAACATCTTCAGACGTTATCGCCCTTGAAGTACCAACAGACTCctacaaaaacaacaaaaggaTCATCACATTGTCTTTTTCTGAAAGCTGTGGATCAAAGAGGATTCATGGAGAATCAAAGTTCTTTTAAATGTATACCAGCAAACTCCGGAACCCATCTTTTAAGTCATTGAGGCGGTGTAAAAACTCAACTTTAGTTACATGGTCGAGATTGTTCAAACGATCAAGTGCTTAGCCTTCCTGTTTCTCCAGTTTTTCTGTTCTTTTCGCCTTTGCATTATTCTCGTATTCAGCAATAGTGTCCTCCGCATCAAGTAAAAAGCTAACCTTTCTCTCGCTGTAAATTgagaaaaccaaaaaccattaaatcccgagaataaccaaaaaaatacaaaccataaaccttaagGCACGCTTTCACTTTCATGGGCAAAGTAACTCATATATACATAGATTCCTGCTTGGAGAGTTAATGATTCAGTACTCCACCAGGAAAAACATTGATTATTACACATATACATTCTCCACCAGGAGAGTTAATCGCTTCTAGTGATTTTGCTCACCTGAAAAGTAATAACCCAACGGAACATCGATAGAAGAACAAACTAATAAAGTAACATAGAAACGGTGTAGTATTGATACCATGACGATTCAGATGGACTTGAGTTGCTGTGGCGATCTGAGACTCTGAGAGGGAGAACAGAGTGATCGATTTCGTAATAAGATCCGACTCTTAGGTGTGCCATTGTAACCAAGCAGAGAAATAAATTAGAGAAAGCTAGAAGAAGAATATGCAAACTTAGGTTTTTCAGTTCTTACCATTGACAGTCTGTGGCGGCGGTGGCGAAGAGTATTTGCCGGCGGAAGAAGATCCTCTGAACGGATACCTATTCTCGAACATCGTTACCTGCACAAAGAAAATCGGTTGTTGctttatttgaaaaagaaaaactcagCTATGTGTGAATTTAAGAGGAGGAtcaacgatgatgatgatttgtATTTTGATCCTTATAACAAAgaggagagaaaagagaaggaTAACAATCATGATCTTGTTTGCTTTTACTCCCGATGATCCTCCTCTTAATTTACCCTTCCACTTTCAAATTCTCtgtaaaaaacaatttttttttgaacacaaaaaTTTAAGAAGCGAAAAACTTAGAATCTCTAAAACTCTGAGAACTAAGAATCGAGTCAGATATTATGAAACGGTCTGCAGGATTAAATCAACTCTCTCTGATTTttaggaagaagatgaaagaacgCTTTCGAAACTCTAGATCGATGGGCCTCACGCGAAGAGCTTCTGGTTTCTGAAAGCAAAGCCCAATTCAGACCCAAAATCAGATGGTTTCACGTTTAATGAAACGCAGCGTATCCTATGTGGCAGCAGGATAATTGATCAATTTCCAAGCTGGAATCCTAGGTGGCATCATGGGAGGGATTTAAacacttctttatatataaagatgcgtattttttagttttgaaaactTATTTTAATATGTGTTATAATAG
This window of the Raphanus sativus cultivar WK10039 unplaced genomic scaffold, ASM80110v3 Scaffold5729, whole genome shotgun sequence genome carries:
- the LOC130507780 gene encoding uncharacterized protein LOC130507780; the encoded protein is MIVTMFENRYPFRGSSSAGKYSSPPPPQTVNESDLITKSITLFSLSESQIATATQVHLNRHARERLAFYLMRRTLLLNTRIMQRRKEQKNWRNRKAKHLIV